Genomic window (Rhododendron vialii isolate Sample 1 chromosome 4a, ASM3025357v1):
TTATGTTCAATTTCATGTGGTCATTGCTACTACTGCCAAATTTTAGAAGTGTTCAATTTCCAGACACAATATTGTTATTGTGTCAAATGGTGCCAGCATTTGAGTAACTACCTTTTTGAGAAATGACCTAATGATTTATCAGAATACTGCTCTTGACAACACTGAAGCAGACAGAAGACTTTGCAGAATAATACTCGTATTTTTGTGGTTTGAAAATTTGTAAATAAATACAATTTATTAGGTAGAAGTGGTATTAAAGGTATGGATTTCAGTTTTGTGAAGGCATATATCGTGATTTCTATTAAAAGGAAATATTGTACAACCCTAGGGTTTGTTACTGCTATTatgtatcatttttcttttttgatcggcaaaagtaGCAATTTATTAATAAGGGGAAGGGAAAGGGGACTCCAACCAAAAGTTTATAAAACATCCAGATTGGGCaagcccaaaacacctaaaGGGCAAAGACCAAAATACCTGAGGGTCGAAAACCCAAATATACAACTAAAGTACAACACCTGAAGGCCTAAAAACCCAAATATCACAATAAGCCCAAGAaagaaaactcaaaacccaaaccctaatttgCTACACCAACTTCCATCACCCGCCGCCATCCACCGCAAACTCCACCACCGGACAGAAACCACCAACACCATCGGATCGTCAAATCGAGCACCACCTGGCCACCATCGACCACCACCATCACGGGAAAAACAAGCACCGAACACAAAGAACCAAACCACTGCCGCAGAATCTCAACCGGAGAAATGAACCCAACGGGAGATAGACACCGGCAGGCCACTACTCACACCGTTAGGCATACGTCAGAAAACCCAGGAGAGATCCGACCGGAGAAGAGCACACCGGAGTCAGCGGCAAGCCGTGGTGGGAGCAGAGGTGACAAGATTGCGAAGAAACAGAAATTGGGCAGCCAAACCAGGGTGGGGggccaaaaaaagagagaaggaagaagaagacaaggATCCTGACAAGTCTCACCAAAACTGCCCTCGTCGCCGTCAGAGCACCACTGGATGATCGCCGGCCGAAATCAGCACGCAAAAGACGATCAGCAACACCCTTCTGTCGAGGACCATGACCTCGGCTATGACCCAGACAGCACCACCATCTCCGACCACCCAACTACTATGTCGATCGATTTTTGGAGAAACCTGCAACAAACAAAACGTTAGATAGAAACAGAGCTACAACCACCTACAACACCCAAGTCTACGCCACCCCTCCACCCCACAACCGCCCACGGCCTCCAACAGCAAGAACTCCTCCCAACGCCGTTAGGCTAGATCCGGTTCACCCAACAGTGAAACCGCCGTCAGGCAATGCTATTATGTATCATTGCTTGCGTTCATTCTTATAATTGGTTCTGCAACTGAAATATgacaaagaaaattgatgaaatcaaaaattgttgagaaatttAGACCTTTTTTTTCAAGTACTCATTTCCCGTGCTGCGAGACAGGTTattttcacaatacatcaccttagcggaacgggccGTAATTTGCGGATATAAAATTGCAAAAGAAATGGGAAATACATCTCCTTCTATGAATATACCTAATTTCGGTAAAATAAGATCCAATAGACTCGaggtatttgttttaattaaacgCGGTGAAAAATACAAATATGAGAATTACAGACGCTTAAGGTTTACTTCTTTTGTTAGGTCTTAGACTTTTTTGCTATGATCTTTCCAGTAGTTCATATAGGAGCCCCACATAAATTCAGTCACAGACTCACGCTAAGTTCAAATAGTAGCCTCATTAACAGCCCCTTTGGCTGCACAGGTGAGAAAGGGGATTGGTCTCCTTTattagtgagaaaagaaaagaaagggatgTGGTTTCCATCCAAATACATGTGAGAAATCAAACTTTCACTCCCATCTCCGGCGACTTGgaactctcttctctcttctttggCGACCTGgaactcttctctctcttctccggcgacCGCATGCCACTAGTCCGACGATGAAAAGAGGCCATTGTAGCTCGCACGCGCTGCCGGAAGTTGAGCGAGTGAGATCTACTCTCACCCACGCTCCCCACTcgcctctctcttctcctttctcacggAATCACGCCAAAAGTGGTGAGAAACAAAAACAGGCTTTGAGGGGGCTCTCGTCTCCCGCCCttcctcaccctctctcgcctTGTGGATCATCCAAGCGGAGGAGAGATTGAGTTCTCCctccttcccctttcttttcccCTGAAATTGCTAAATCCAAACGAGCTGTAAAGGGgacaaaataattaaacaaagaacAGCCATTTAGGAaaataatagtaatttttttgctttcaataAGAATATTAACCCCTGACCTCCCCTTTGGAAGTGTTCAAGAGTAGCCCAACTGAGCTAACCCTAATTGATTAATTGACtagaatcttttctttttttttgtcaacgtTGTATACATCAGTGGGAAGGTTAGATGAAGATTAGTGGGTTAACAATCAAAGAAGGATCGACGTCTCTTCATTGACTCGAATATCAAACCTCCCTCCTGGACGCCAAGGAAAACTACCAGAATGGCTAAAATCCACGTCTGTGACTAGCGTCTAGCGGCATTGGCAAGTGTAATTTGTTGACTTGTTTAAGGTGATATTAATGCGAAAGCTGGACCTGACTAATAAAACCCGACTTAGTACTGTAGTAGGTTAGATATCAATTGTTTTCAAAGTTAAAATGAACCGTTGGTGTGAAATCTCTGATCTGAAGAAATGGAGAGACAGAAGATAAAGTGGAAGTATCTAATCTCTCAATATAATCTTATGTCAGGTatttactataaaaaaaaatggtcagcTTTCGCGGGTCTTATCTTTATATTAATTGGGTTCTTTATTAGTTGACGTTGAAATTCAACGCCGAACTAGTCGGCCCATAAATACTGActataaagaaaagaaactctTGTATTACACGTGAAAAATATAATGCAAAattctgtttatttttattcGTGAAGTGATCATAAAGAAGCATTATTTAGGCCCAGTTCCGttaagaaaaatacttatttttttaaaattaaaaatgatgtattgtaagagaatgacttgtctcgtaaaacgaaaagtaagtatttaaaaaataagaaccttagcagaacaggacctttgttttttctttttcaaataggAAAAGCACTAGTATTTCTTTTTAGGTGGCATGGGCTCCTAATaatctccaaatttttttgaaaaaatgacctTTTTAGATTTCAAATGAAAACTAGGAATtactggctctctctctctctttccagaTTGTCTAATGGATGAGGATTCCACAAACCAGCCCACCACCATATATTCCTTTTGACCCACATCACATATTGGAATCTCTATAAATTTTCCCAAACAATAGGGCATTCTAATGACAATTACAACAAATTGGcaccaaaaaagaagagaaaaaccgAAATCAAAGAGAAAGAAGACCGAACAGAGCCAACACCGAGCTAAAGCTGAGAGGCGGCTGTTTTAAGGAGGTGAAATCAAGaacttgattgaaaatggaagGTGAAATCAAGAACTTGGTTGAGGTACTCCTGTCAATCCTATCATCTCTCTGTTTCTGCTACTTCGTCTCTTCAAAGATTCCCAAAGGCAAATACagattcctctctctcctcccaatcttctctctcttcaccaTCCTCCCTCTCCGCTTCACCTACGCCTTCCCCACCTCCGTCACCGCCTTCTTCATCACCTGGCTGGCTAATTTCAAGCTCCTCCTCTTCGCCTTCGATCTCGGTCCACTCTCATCAAACCCACCAAAATCCCTGCCCCTTTTCATCACCCTGGCTTCTCTACCCATCAAAATCACAAACCCAGAAAAATCCCAAAATTGCCCTCCTGATCCACCCTCCAAATTACCCACTAAACTGCCTCTGAATTTGGCCGCTGAAACCGTGATTCTCTCTCTACTAATGGGTGCTTTGTTTGATTATAGAGAGAGAATCCATCCCAAGATTGTACTAGTACTGTATTGTTGTATGGTTTTCTTAATGGTGGATGTACTTATCTCTATCGCCAATATGGCAGCTCGGGCCGCCGTGGGGCTTGAGCTGGAGCCGCCGTCGAACGAGCCGTACCTGGCCACGTCACTCCAGGATTTCTGGGGGAGGAGGTGGAACCTCATGGTGACAAACAACCTGCGATACACCGTGTACAATCCCGTCCGGTCAGCTTTGGAGGGCGCGCTGGGCAGGGAAGTAGCCCAGCTGCCAGCCGTCATGGCGACTTTTATCGTATCCGGTCTAATGCACGAGCTACTGTTCTACTACGTCACGCGTGCGAGTCCCACGTGGGAGATGACTGGGTTTTTCGTGCTTCACGGGGCGTGTGTGGTGGCGGAGCAGGTCGTGAACAGGGCGGCCCCCGGCAGGAGGCGGTTGCATTGGGCGGTGGCGGGGCCGTCGACGGTGGGTTTCGTGGTGGCTACTAGTTTTTGGCTATTTTTTCCGCCTATAACAGAGGGTGGTGCGGATGTGAAACTCATTGAGGAGTTCAAATGGTTTATGGACTTCACAAAGAGAAACCTTGtcttaatttgtgaaaattttatgAGGTGCTTCCATTAGAATTTGGATGATTCTTACTTGTGATAGAAGAGGGTCAAAAGTTGGGTAGCGCATTGCTATTCACCAAAATCATAAAAATGGTTCCATCGTGGCATtgattttttggacttttcattGAGTGTTCCGGCTTGCTTGCACTTTCATCTTGATTAACTTCAGACTCCTAAAATTTACAACGGAGTCAACTTCTGGTTATACCCAAGAGCCAAGCCAATTGAGGCCCAGTACGTGTGCCCTCTTGAATTTTATCACCTACgtactctttctttctttttattacaCCTATTCAAaagattttggaagaatttcaaattttgggtattGGGTTTATTGTTTATTGTGTTGTCGTGAGTTTCCAACTAATGAACCCGTTCAAGATTTGACATGTAATCTGTTATTTGCTGATAACTTCTCATGATTAAAAACTCACCAGAATTAATTGTTAGAAAAATTGGCAATTTTAAAATATAACTTCAGAAACAATTGTGTTTGCAACCATTCAGTGTATATAGACCTATGTGCATTGAACTCTAGATAGAATTGTGTTATAAAGTTGTACGCCACTGAGCGTAGCATTGCAACCCATACTAAATTTTGGGTGATTGCAAGGATATTGTGCCATGAACTTTGCTCAAGAGCAATATTGAGAAAATACAACATTTAAAATCACCCAATTAAAAACTTGTTACCAGGAAAGAAGAAACGTGCAGGGGTGTAAAAGCATCAATCACCCAATTAAATGCAAGGGCATTTATAATTTGcctaacttaaaaaaaataatatatatatatatatatatatatatatatatatatatatatatatatatatatatatatatgatacaAATCATTAGGTAGAACTCACCCTCAAAAACTAGCTTACAAGGAGAGGATATCCAGGAGTTTATATGCACATGGCCAAGTCCATACTTAACTAATGTGGGACATTAAGATCGTAACATACCACCACACGCCATATTCGACGTGGCGGCTAGCTTTGATACAATGAAAACCTTTGGGTAGAACCCACCATTGAAAACCGACTTACAAGAAGAGGGTGTCCAAAAGCTTATATGCACATGGCTAAGCCCATACTTAGCCGATGTGAGACATTAGGATCGTAACAAATAGTCTGTGGCGGAACCAAGATTTTCAAAGAAGGATTACTGAAAATTAAAAGTTGATGAATGAATCAAATTGTTCGTGTTCctgtttgcatttgtttattacTACAAGCGATCAAAATCTATTTGCTGCACAAATAGACCAAACCTTAAACATTTTTGAAGCTCGAAATCTAACACTCAACTTGTTCGATTCACGATGCATAAAAAACTTCCAGCTAATTGAAATAAGCTCAATC
Coding sequences:
- the LOC131323222 gene encoding probable long-chain-alcohol O-fatty-acyltransferase 5; amino-acid sequence: MEGEIKNLVEVLLSILSSLCFCYFVSSKIPKGKYRFLSLLPIFSLFTILPLRFTYAFPTSVTAFFITWLANFKLLLFAFDLGPLSSNPPKSLPLFITLASLPIKITNPEKSQNCPPDPPSKLPTKLPLNLAAETVILSLLMGALFDYRERIHPKIVLVLYCCMVFLMVDVLISIANMAARAAVGLELEPPSNEPYLATSLQDFWGRRWNLMVTNNLRYTVYNPVRSALEGALGREVAQLPAVMATFIVSGLMHELLFYYVTRASPTWEMTGFFVLHGACVVAEQVVNRAAPGRRRLHWAVAGPSTVGFVVATSFWLFFPPITEGGADVKLIEEFKWFMDFTKRNLVLICENFMRCFH